In Scleropages formosus chromosome 18, fSclFor1.1, whole genome shotgun sequence, one DNA window encodes the following:
- the LOC108941882 gene encoding membrane-spanning 4-domains subfamily A member 4A yields the protein MSTSISKVNGLVVVTHIFPQGEESKDSIAMTSAPCKMERALNAEPEGQVPVVAMTKQFLRGQPIPLGTVQICIGFVTMAIGLVGILTFFHGLIPVIAGATFVISGVVTVASHKGNSASLIKGTLAMNLLSVVMAVAGVVFFCMMLSESPHIIECPDIYRYSSSSWECRELSWQKMQFLYGINGLLLVMSVLEACVALSLCVFSCMAIHQASSSQQVVVIEKGLAESASISGSDVALLGSEGDLGSAPTCVA from the exons ATGTCCACCTCTATAAGCAAAGTCAATGGACTTGTGGTGGTCACCCACATCTTTCCTCAAGGAGAGGAGTCTAAAGACTCCATAGCAATGACATCGGCTCCTTGTAAAATGGAGCGAGCTCTGAATGCGGAGCCCGAGGGTCAGGTGCCAGTCGTTGCAATGACAAAACAGTTCCTCAGAGGTCAGCCCATACCACTTGGA ACTGTCCAGATCTGTATTGGATTTGTGACAATGGCCATTGGCCTGGTTGGAATTCTCACCTTCTTCCATGGACTGATACCAGTAATCGCTGGAGCAACG TTTGTAATTTCAGGAGTCGTAACTGTTGCCTCACACAAGGGAAATAGTGCCAGTCTG ATCAAAGGAACACTGGCTATGAACCTTCTAAGTGTTGTGATGGCAGTGGCCGGTGTGGTGTTCTTCTGTATGATGCTGAGTGAGAGTCCACATATTATTGAATGCCCTGATATATACAGGTACTCCTCATCATCCTGGGAATGCAGGGAATTGTCATGGCAAAAAATG CAATTCCTATATGGCATTAATGGGCTGCTGCTGGTCATGAGTGTGCTGGAGGCCTGTGTTGCTCTCtcactttgtgtgttttcctgcatgGCCATCCACCAAGCCTCAAGCAGTCAGCAG GTGGTGGTGATTGAGAAAGGGCTTGCGGAGTCAGCTTCTATCAGTGGCAGTGACGTGGCTCTGCTGGGCAGTGAGGGTGATCTTGGGTCCGCCCCTACCTGCGTGGCCTGA